From a region of the Mercurialis annua linkage group LG1-X, ddMerAnnu1.2, whole genome shotgun sequence genome:
- the LOC126654638 gene encoding S-protein homolog 74-like, which produces MNTIECLFISTLVLSFFITPNNCLSFDPYYVHITSQLSHGKTLLLHCQSKDNDLHVQYLKPNATFSWHFKLNVFESTLFWCYMAPDDHHHADFKVFYVNSRFLQKCNSNNEFFWIIKDEGAYVKNIPKGIDDFQHEWESN; this is translated from the coding sequence ATGAATACCATTGAATGCCTTTTTATTTCAACCTTGGTGTTGAGTTTTTTTATTACACCAAACAATTGCTTGTCGTTCGATCCTTATTATGTTCATATCACCAGTCAATTGAGCCACGGAAAAACTTTGCTTTTGCATTGTCAATCTAAAGACAACGATCTTCATGTTCAGTATCTAAAACCCAACGCAACATTTTCGTGGCactttaagttaaatgttttcGAATCTACGCTCTTTTGGTGCTACATGGCTCCCGACGATCATCATCATGCcgattttaaagttttttacgTCAATTCACGTTTTCTTCAAAAATGTAACAGTAATAACGAATTCTTTTGGATTATTAAAGATGAAGGAGCTTATGTCAAAAATATTCCTAAAGGTATTGATGACTTTCAGCATGAATGGGAATCAAATTAA